ttgcaagaaaacatcaaaacaaaaaatcaaaacaaccTATTTGTCGATACAGGTAGAAGCAGCGCGGGACCAAGGAATCAAAACAACAGCCGTTCTCACCACAATGGACACACCCATCGGGATGGCTATCGGGAACTCGTTAGAAATTATGGAAGTGATTGAAACTTTGCGAGGAAAGGGGCCACCCGATCTGGTTGAATTAGTTAAAATTCAAGGTAACACACTAATCGAAACAAGTTATATATTTTTGCTGTACACCTTGACGGTTATCTGCTGACTGAAACCCATAACAGGCGGGTTGTTATTGAATTCGGTGGGTCGAATGGACATGTCGAAAGGGGAGCAGCTAATCGAAGAGACTCTACAAAACGGGGCGGCTCTTgcttgttttgaaaaaatgctGATTCATCAAAACGTCGACGTACGATTGGCTGCTGACTTGTGCTCGGGAGGGCAAACGCTGGCACGAGCCAAATATGTGACTGCAATTCTATCTCCATCTTCTGGTACGAACAAATGAAAACCCATTCAATGCGACCAATCGGCTCCTCCAGTTTATAAGGTTTCAATTGAAAGAAATTGAGATAACCTCATTATTTGATAACCTTCTCAGGTCGCGTACTGGACATAGATGCCTTAGCTTGCGGTTCCGTTTGCGGTGCACTCGGAGCCGCACGTGCCCGGGCATCGGATGTGATCCTTTCAGCCGTTGGGATCGAGTTACTTGTCACTGTTGGACAATCCATCACTCAAGGACAGCCTTGGGCAAAACTGCATCATGAAGATCAGTCAGTCGCTTCTGAGCTTTTGATCAAGTTGCAAAACGCAGTCGTTGTCGGAGAGGCGAACAATGCCCTTGTCCCGACAAGTAGGATTTTAGAAATAGTACagtaatgaaaagaaaaataacaagtgGCCAAAGCGAAACAAGATTACACCTTCGGCATGGCGATGTGCAATAGCGGAAGACCCCGTttaccttgttctaacaactATCGAATTactttaaaaatacaaaagataACCTGatttaacattttttgatttctctGTTACTCAAAATAGAGGCCACACAAGTTTCtgattgatttgaaaagaaaaaaaaatggtataaCGACGTAGATCGTCATTTCAAGGATTTCCCAACACGAGTGTCGCTGATTGAACGATTCAGCCAATTTGCCACTGTCAATTCACGTacttttcattcctttttctgtGTTCCAAGGTTTTCAGCTGAATCGTGGATCGCAGACATTTCCGTCATCAAATGTCTTGAAACTGAAAGAGTATGAAGGCCTCATCGCTCAAGGGTACAATCGTATATATATGGTTGAACGAAGGGGGGAACAAGTTATTTTCGTTGCGCTTGCGCACGATATTTGTGAACGCCTCACGCCGGTTTCTTTACACTCGCGTGTTCGTCTGCGGGATCAGTCTTTTGGCGAACACGTTATAAAGCGCATCCATCGTTTCAAAACTTTGCAACATGCGAATTGTCGACGTGATAATCAAGAAACGTGACGGAAAGGAATTAACTGACGAAGAGATCAAATTTGTCATCAAAGAGCTGGTGGATGGAAGACTGGAAAGTTCGCAGTTAGGTATTTTAATcgaattttggtttttgccACAACGTTCGGGTAGGGCAACGAAAGCGTACGCCTTGAATCGTAAACGTTGTAGATTGTTAAAAAATTGAATCGGACGGGGAGGCAAAAACCGCAAACCCAAAATTCAGGAATGGCTTACTTAATATTTAAACAGTTGCACAATGACGCGcaattttcatcgtttttctaCGTCTTTTTCGGTTATTCTCGgcgaaaaatttttgttttagtaaCGTAATTAATTTTTGCTAATTGATAATGAAAGGTGCAATGCTAATGGCATGGTATTTCAACGGGATGAACGCTAGAGAACTTTCCGTGCTCACGAACACTATGACGCACTCAGGTAACCGTTTAAAAATTCACGAACGTTAAACTATAAATAATTGAAATCTGAGCTTACTTTTAATTGAAAAGGTGATACGCTCTCCTGGCCAGACGAATGGAAACCGGTGTTAGTTGACAAACACAGCACTGGAGGTGTTGGAGATAAAATATCGTTGGTTAGTTTTAATTTCAAGGTTTGTCACTTGATATTGTTTTACCTGGAATTGTTTTGATTAGATATTGGCACCTGCTTTGGCCGCATGCGGATTAAAAGTACCTATGGTCTCGGGACGCGGATTAGGATTCACGGGTGGAACGCTGGATAAACTTGAAGCCATTCCAGGTGAgttattttcttgatttttatcggcatttctaatttttgttAATTTAGGATTCAAAGTGGATTTAACATTAGAAGAAATGCAACAATGCCTGGCTGATTCCGGTTGTTGCATTTGTGGTCAAACCGCCACATTGGTTCCTGCGGATAGGATCATGTATGCCACCAGAGATATAACTGGAACTGTCGAAAACGCCAACTTTGTTACTggtaaacaacaacaaattctTAATGTgatgaaaaaacaatgaaaaattcaaaattgtgGTTGTTACTAAATGGAAATACAGCGTCAATCATTTCCAAGAAAGCAGCTGAAAATGTCAGCGCTTTAGTTCTCGACGTGAAAGTTGGTAGAGCCTCATTCTCTCAAACTCTGGCCGATGCACGACATCTAGCCAAAAATTTGGTAAGAatgttttaattaaaatttctccaaaaaaaacacatcggTCTAGTTCTTTCGTCTAATTTAAGGTAGGCGCGGCGCGGGACCAAGGAATGTTGACCAAGGCTGTTTTGACATCAATGGATCACCCTTTAGGTATGACGGTGGGAAATTCACTGGAAGTGATTGAAGCCATATCGGGACTCAAAGGCACAGGACCAGAGGATCTCAATGAGTTGGTTGCCATTCAAGGTTTCcttgttttcgtttgattgCACCAGTTGGaagtcaaaaacaaatttcgatTAGGGGCTCTACTGCTACATGCCACG
The window above is part of the Daphnia carinata strain CSIRO-1 chromosome 7, CSIRO_AGI_Dcar_HiC_V3, whole genome shotgun sequence genome. Proteins encoded here:
- the LOC130699363 gene encoding thymidine phosphorylase-like, whose amino-acid sequence is MRIVDVIIKKRDGKELTDEEIKFVIKELVDGRLESSQLGAMLMAWYFNGMNARELSVLTNTMTHSGDTLSWPDEWKPVLVDKHSTGGVGDKISLILAPALAACGLKVPMVSGRGLGFTGGTLDKLEAIPGFKVDLTLEEMQQCLADSGCCICGQTATLVPADRIMYATRDITGTVENANFVTASIISKKAAENVSALVLDVKVGRASFSQTLADARHLAKNLVGAARDQGMLTKAVLTSMDHPLGMTVGNSLEVIEAISGLKGTGPEDLNELVAIQGALLLHATGKADNIDQGRDMILETLKNGTALDRFERMLINQNVMPDVAHELCYGNVESVLPRAKYSSPLVTSTSGYVTDLDALAIAQVCGALGAARARAADIILPAVGVQLNIKVGQAVVEGQVWGELKHECEVVPKDLWQKLQDAISISVTQQTIEASRILEIIE